One region of Oryza sativa Japonica Group chromosome 5, ASM3414082v1 genomic DNA includes:
- the LOC107278455 gene encoding uncharacterized protein, which yields MASNDSSPPDAKRLRRSPPSPSSSSPDHLLVDEILTRLPIAAAVRLRAVSRDWNAALTSDYFILAHRARAAAARRHPELLFFAPPEPRRTSSTTTFYACSLRGGEAPAAARELLTIDCFSAKHAVTSPRPCRGLTLVSDGREPRYHLLNLSTGDHVTLPPCQPAAELHSEPIARVLPGGITSYLPSMSPWDPFELSTTGLGFDAATGEHKVVRLFKKRNGEHVC from the coding sequence ATGGCGTCTAACGACTCTTCTCCGCCAGACGCCAAGAGGCTACGCCGCTCGCCACCGAGCCCGAGCTCGAGCTCTCCCGACCACCTCCTCGTCGACGAGATCCTCACGCgcctccccatcgccgccgccgtccgactCCGCGCCGTCTCCCGCGACTGGAACGCCGCCCTCACCTCCGACTACTTCATCCTCGCCCACCGCGccagggccgccgccgcgcgccgccacccggAGCTTctcttcttcgcgccgccggaaCCCCGCAGAACCagcagcaccaccaccttctACGCCTGCTcgctccgcggcggcgaggcgccggccgccgcccgcgagCTCCTCACCATCGACTGCTTCAGCGCCAAGCACGCCGTCACGTCGCCCAGGCCGTGCAGGGGCCTCACCCTCGTCTCCGACGGCCGCGAGCCGCGGTATCACCTCCTCAACCTGTCCACCGGCGATCACGTCACGCTGCCGCCGTGCCAGCCGGCCGCGGAGCTACACTCGGAACCAATAGCCAGGGTATTACCCGGCGGCATCACGAGTTATCTCCCGTCGATGTCGCCATGGGACCCCTTCGAGCTCTCGACCACCGGGCTTGGCTTCGACGCGGCGACCGGCGAGCACAAGGTGGTCAGGCTCTTCAAGAAACGCAACGGGGAGCACGTCTGCTAG
- the LOC4337624 gene encoding putative F-box protein At2g02030, whose product MASDDSSPPDAKRLRRSPPTSTSPDHLLVDEILTRLPIAAAVRLRAVSRDWNAALTTDHFILAHRARAAAARHPELLFFAPPDHRNTTTFYACSLRGCEPPAAARELLTIDYFSAKHAVMSPTPCRGLTLVSDGRAPRYYLLNLSTGDHVALPPCQPAAKAHPDPLAWLPRGTTSYLPSMTPWRPFELSTTGLGFDTATDEHKVVRLFKRRNGEHACEVYTLGKPGGWRPCAGRVPASAASILPAMPPVFVNGYLYWLLQPAAPGDEQIRRILSFSIGAEQFGSVYVPPRLSSRMCHLANLDGSLCAVFDYRGAGGVYGLFTCSEPSASPSPSWSVRCSIYLNRLPREVSDELMEERVIVPLCTAGGRILLATGRHEVFAYDAGRNAVERVFRMQEFVDVPNDCREARLLLSVGLHDECIADLHPGAGGERMLFVNTGRRGNTVVKREVPVEYHDDSDRRFNVFFKDLATMAAQI is encoded by the coding sequence ATGGCGTCCGACGACTCTTCTCCGCCAGACGCCAAGAGGctacgccgctcgccgccgacctccaccTCTCCCGACCACCTCCTCGTCGACGAGATCCTCACGCgcctccccatcgccgccgccgtccgcctccgcgccgtctcCCGCGACTGGAACGCCGCCCTCACCACCGACCACTTCATCCTCGCCCACCGCGccagggccgccgccgcgcgccacccgGAGCTGctcttcttcgcgccgccggacCACCGCAACACCACCACCTTCTACGCCTGCTCGCTCCGCGGCTGcgagccgccggccgccgcacgcGAGCTCCTAACCATCGACTACTTCAGCGCCAAGCACGCCGTCATGTCGCCCACGCCGTGCAGGGGCCTCACCCTCGTCTCCGACGGCCGCGCGCCGCGGTATTACCTCCTCAACCTCTCCACCGGCGATCACGTCGCGCTGCCGCCGTGCCAGCCGGCCGCGAAGGCGCACCCTGATCCGCTAGCATGGTTACCCCGTGGCACCACGAGTTATCTCCCGTCGATGACGCCATGGCGCCCCTTCGAGCTCTCGACCACCGGGCTCGGCTTCGACACGGCGACCGACGAGCACAAGGTGGTCAGGCTCTTCAAGAGACGCAACGGGGAGCACGCCTGCGAGGTGTACACCCTGGGAAAGCCCGGCGGGTGGCGCCCCTGCGCCGGGAGAGTGCCGGCGTCCGCGGCCAGCATCCTCCCAGCCATGCCGCCGGTGTTCGTCAACGGCTACCTCTACTGGCTGCTCCAGCCAGCCGCCCCCGGCGACGAGCAGATCCGGCGAATCCTATCGTTCTCCATCGGCGCCGAGCAGTTCGGGTCGGTGTACGTGCCGCCGCGGCTGTCCTCCCGAATGTGCCACCTCGCCAACCTCGACGGCTCGCTGTGCGCCGTCTTCGACtaccgcggcgccggcggcgtctaCGGGCTGTTCACGTGCAGCGAgccctcggcgtcgccgtcgccgtcgtggtcggTGCGTTGCTCCATCTACCTGAATAGGCTGCCGCGAGAGGTGAGCGACGAGCTGATGGAGGAGCGCGTGATCGTGCCGCTCTGCACCGCCGGAGGCAGGATCCTGCTCGCCACGGGGCGCCACGAGGTGTTCGCctacgacgccggccggaacgccgtcgagcGCGTGTTCCGCATGCAGGAGTTCGTCGATGTGCCGAATGACTGCCGCGAGGCTCGCCTGCTGCTCAGCGTTGGCCTCCACGACGAATGCATCGCCGACCTTCAcccgggcgccggcggcgagaggatgCTTTTTGTGAACACGGGACGCCGCGGCAACACGGTGGTCAAGCGAGAGGTGCCCGTCGAGTACCACGACGACAGCGATCGTCGTTTCAATGTATTTTTCAAGGATTTGGCCACGATGGCTGCCCAAATTTAG